The proteins below come from a single Leptolyngbya sp. 'hensonii' genomic window:
- a CDS encoding AAA family ATPase yields the protein MFLKTEQIRESLEHLRTLHPFYGITFLVCKKAPLPIGSTIQYPINSKETEFLEEYFKPDQSSQHFYQVFKTSNPSKRWLSPRYASTSSQSTRTRNDVAKAFIHPKRTDRWGWQSNYVEILREHLTQERIDLVPTFHVAVWLYRERNWEAGATAQDIVATFLEEFSISHEEENLFDSSVPESNVLEELFQDDRISLRDLQSIIGKAPDSTPEEGGTLRLLEIQGVGPAKNIVFQPGERLTLITGDNGLGKTFLLDCAWWALTGKWAGLQAYPMTNTRRNEPTIGFQISGDSDSEKIKVSYDWQTQSWKPPKKRPTIPGLLVYAKVDGSFAIWDPAKEYLATQELGESDLTPRPFVFTRDEVWDGRDIEIGGRKTTFINGLLQDWIQWQSRPESSPFDTLEKVLERLSPPSQSDLGFLRPGEPVRIPYDVRSMPTIEHSYGRVPIVYTSAGVRRIITLAYLIVWAWEEHKIQSKLIHKKPQKRMVILIDELEAHLHPQWQRVILSALLDVREDLASDLQVQLMVATHSPMIMASVESRFDEKLDKLFLLDLAKSDLLTNEIELLQLPFIRQGRIDAWLTSDVFGLGQPRSIEGEQAIQAAKKLQEEDNPNSEDVQNISDELRKYLAEDDEFWSRWLFFARQHGASL from the coding sequence ATGTTTCTCAAAACAGAGCAGATAAGAGAATCTCTTGAGCATTTAAGGACTCTTCATCCCTTCTATGGGATCACGTTTTTAGTATGCAAAAAAGCACCTTTACCTATTGGTAGTACAATTCAGTATCCTATCAATTCAAAAGAAACAGAATTTCTTGAGGAGTACTTTAAGCCCGATCAAAGTTCACAACATTTCTATCAGGTGTTCAAAACATCTAATCCAAGCAAAAGATGGCTTTCACCGAGATACGCTAGTACAAGCTCACAAAGTACAAGAACAAGAAATGATGTAGCTAAGGCTTTTATTCATCCTAAAAGGACTGATAGATGGGGGTGGCAAAGTAATTACGTTGAGATACTACGTGAACATTTAACTCAAGAAAGAATAGATTTAGTCCCAACTTTTCATGTGGCGGTTTGGTTGTATAGAGAACGAAATTGGGAAGCTGGTGCAACTGCTCAGGATATAGTTGCAACTTTCTTAGAAGAGTTTTCGATCTCGCATGAGGAGGAAAACCTTTTCGATTCTTCGGTTCCAGAAAGTAATGTGCTAGAGGAGCTATTTCAGGATGATAGAATATCTTTAAGAGATTTGCAGTCAATTATCGGTAAAGCTCCTGACTCAACTCCAGAAGAAGGCGGAACATTGCGTCTTTTAGAAATTCAAGGAGTAGGGCCAGCAAAGAATATAGTTTTCCAGCCAGGAGAAAGGCTTACTTTAATTACTGGGGATAACGGGCTAGGAAAAACTTTCCTACTTGATTGTGCTTGGTGGGCTTTAACTGGAAAGTGGGCTGGTTTGCAGGCATATCCAATGACAAATACCAGGAGAAATGAACCTACCATAGGATTTCAAATTTCAGGAGATTCTGATTCCGAAAAAATAAAAGTATCTTACGATTGGCAAACCCAAAGTTGGAAACCACCTAAAAAACGACCTACAATTCCTGGCTTGTTAGTGTATGCAAAGGTAGATGGATCTTTTGCAATTTGGGACCCTGCTAAAGAATATCTAGCTACTCAAGAACTTGGGGAAAGTGATTTAACTCCACGCCCATTTGTTTTTACTAGAGATGAGGTTTGGGATGGACGGGACATTGAAATTGGAGGTCGAAAAACTACTTTCATTAATGGTTTACTTCAAGATTGGATTCAATGGCAAAGTAGACCAGAAAGTTCTCCTTTCGATACTTTGGAGAAAGTACTTGAACGGTTATCTCCTCCTTCACAGAGCGACCTGGGATTTTTAAGACCAGGAGAACCTGTAAGGATTCCATATGACGTTAGATCTATGCCAACAATTGAGCATTCCTACGGAAGGGTTCCAATAGTGTACACTTCCGCCGGAGTTCGCCGTATTATAACGCTTGCTTACCTTATTGTCTGGGCATGGGAAGAACATAAAATCCAATCAAAACTGATTCACAAAAAGCCTCAAAAAAGGATGGTCATCCTAATTGACGAATTAGAAGCTCACCTACATCCACAATGGCAAAGAGTGATTTTATCTGCTTTGTTAGATGTTAGAGAAGATTTAGCATCTGATTTGCAAGTGCAATTGATGGTTGCTACGCACTCTCCAATGATAATGGCATCTGTAGAGTCTAGATTTGATGAAAAGTTAGACAAGTTATTTCTTCTAGACCTTGCCAAGAGTGACTTACTTACCAATGAAATAGAACTGCTGCAATTACCCTTTATTCGACAAGGACGTATTGATGCTTGGCTCACATCAGACGTTTTTGGTTTAGGACAACCTCGTTCAATTGAAGGTGAACAGGCTATTCAGGCAGCAAAAAAATTACAAGAAGAAGATAACCCTAATTCAGAGGATGTACAAAATATCTCAGATGAACTGAGAAAGTACTTAGCCGAGGACGATGAGTTTTGGTCTCGGTGGTTATTTTTTGCAAGGCAACATGGAGCATCCTTGTGA
- a CDS encoding ATP-binding protein — MGNSLCIEDLLTLEPFQKLPQERLEWLCDRAQRVELSTGETLINEGDPHRGVFILGKGEMVITRRSEGIEVPLGRHGAPAFFGEIQVLTDDPAPVTLRALADCLLHEIEAGDFHTLLHGYRDFERIVFRTVERRLRGLESFIRSREKMAALGTLAAGLAHELNNPAAALVRSLKEMPTAILELQRMNLVYGQRQVEPEHTQQWLQVRDAGHEAILHDRCNPVTLTDREETVLTWLEDYGVDQAWKLAEPLAAGGIEIATLEQLMERWRDDPTELREMGLHWLALSFEVMTMIKHGLRGAERISELVQAMKSYSYLDQGVQQEVDVHQGLEDTLRLFGHKLKQGIQVKRNYDPHLPKVFAYGSELNQVWTNLIDNAIEAMDGRGLLEITTHHKGDSIRVDIIDSGSGIPPEIQLRIFEPFFTTKPVGKGSGLGLETVRRIVENRHQGTILFDSKPGKTCFTICLPGGRQ; from the coding sequence ATGGGAAACTCGTTGTGCATCGAAGATTTACTCACATTGGAGCCTTTTCAAAAACTCCCGCAGGAGCGATTGGAATGGTTGTGCGATCGGGCTCAGAGGGTTGAACTATCCACTGGAGAGACCTTGATCAATGAAGGAGATCCCCATCGCGGGGTGTTCATTTTGGGCAAAGGTGAGATGGTGATTACTCGTCGCAGTGAAGGCATCGAAGTTCCTCTGGGACGACATGGTGCCCCTGCTTTTTTTGGTGAAATTCAAGTGCTCACCGATGACCCAGCTCCCGTAACATTGCGAGCCCTGGCAGATTGCCTCCTGCATGAGATAGAGGCAGGGGACTTTCACACCCTGCTGCACGGCTATCGTGATTTTGAACGCATTGTCTTTCGCACCGTTGAGCGCCGACTGCGTGGGCTAGAGTCTTTCATTCGCAGCCGAGAAAAAATGGCAGCATTGGGGACTCTGGCAGCGGGGCTGGCCCATGAGCTGAATAATCCAGCTGCTGCCCTGGTTCGATCTTTGAAAGAGATGCCAACCGCCATTCTGGAACTGCAACGGATGAATCTGGTCTACGGGCAGCGCCAGGTTGAGCCAGAGCATACCCAGCAGTGGTTGCAGGTACGAGATGCGGGCCATGAGGCAATTCTTCACGATCGCTGCAATCCGGTCACCTTAACCGATCGGGAAGAGACGGTCCTAACGTGGTTAGAAGATTACGGTGTAGACCAGGCGTGGAAACTCGCCGAACCCCTGGCAGCCGGAGGGATTGAGATTGCGACCCTGGAGCAACTCATGGAGCGCTGGCGAGATGATCCAACCGAGCTGCGAGAAATGGGATTGCACTGGTTAGCCCTCTCTTTTGAGGTGATGACTATGATTAAACATGGGTTACGCGGGGCTGAACGAATTTCTGAACTGGTGCAGGCGATGAAATCCTACTCCTATCTGGATCAGGGAGTTCAGCAGGAGGTAGATGTGCATCAAGGACTGGAAGACACCCTGCGATTATTTGGTCACAAACTCAAACAGGGCATTCAAGTTAAACGGAATTACGATCCACATCTGCCCAAAGTGTTTGCTTATGGGAGCGAGTTAAATCAGGTGTGGACAAACCTGATCGATAATGCGATCGAGGCCATGGACGGCAGAGGCTTGCTGGAAATTACCACGCATCATAAAGGCGATTCTATTCGGGTTGACATCATAGATTCAGGTAGCGGAATTCCACCTGAAATTCAATTGCGCATTTTTGAGCCCTTTTTCACGACAAAACCGGTGGGCAAAGGATCGGGCTTGGGGTTGGAAACTGTGCGACGAATTGTGGAGAACCGCCATCAGGGTACAATTCTGTTTGACTCGAAGCCAGGAAAAACCTGTTTTACCATTTGCTTGCCAGGGGGCAGGCAGTGA
- a CDS encoding aquaporin, translating to MNTFRQHLPEYLMEAALLGLFMISAGVFTIFLEYPDSPVHQAIANGDVRRFLIGIAMGVTAIALIYSPWGQQSGAHMNPAVTLTFYRLGKIKAWDAWFYLLFQCLGGLTGVYLVALGFGQVFTQPPVSYVVTVPGPAGWMAALLGELLIAFLMMSTVLVISNHKKLHRFTGLFAGCLVMLYVTFEAPFSGFGMNPARSLASALPANVWTAFWLYVIVPPIGMFLAAGLYSYWFGDRAVKCAKLHHNNQKRCIFRCNYNRNGKIDLSDNLPIKGQHL from the coding sequence ATGAACACGTTCAGACAACACCTGCCAGAATACCTGATGGAAGCAGCACTGTTGGGGTTATTCATGATCTCTGCAGGGGTATTTACCATTTTCTTAGAGTATCCTGACTCACCTGTACATCAGGCCATTGCGAATGGAGATGTGCGGCGGTTTTTAATCGGGATCGCCATGGGAGTAACCGCGATCGCCCTGATCTATTCTCCCTGGGGTCAACAATCCGGTGCCCACATGAATCCAGCCGTAACGCTGACGTTCTACCGTTTGGGTAAAATCAAGGCTTGGGATGCCTGGTTTTATCTTCTATTTCAATGCCTGGGTGGATTAACCGGTGTTTACTTGGTCGCTTTGGGATTTGGCCAGGTCTTTACCCAACCCCCTGTCAGCTATGTCGTTACCGTTCCTGGTCCTGCCGGTTGGATGGCAGCTTTGCTAGGTGAGTTGTTGATTGCTTTTTTAATGATGAGCACCGTATTGGTGATTAGTAATCATAAAAAACTGCATCGCTTCACTGGATTATTTGCTGGATGTCTGGTGATGCTCTATGTAACTTTTGAAGCTCCTTTTTCTGGTTTTGGCATGAATCCGGCCCGGAGTCTTGCCTCCGCCCTGCCTGCTAATGTTTGGACTGCATTTTGGCTATATGTCATCGTGCCACCGATCGGCATGTTTCTGGCAGCAGGTTTATATTCCTATTGGTTTGGCGATCGGGCAGTTAAATGTGCCAAATTGCACCACAACAATCAAAAACGCTGCATCTTCCGCTGCAACTATAACCGGAACGGAAAGATTGATCTGAGTGATAACCTGCCAATCAAAGGACAGCACCTATGA
- a CDS encoding HU family DNA-binding protein, whose protein sequence is MNKGELVDEIAAKANVTKKDADAILTAILETIVETVSEGDKVTLVGFGTFEVRTRQARDGRNPRTGEVIKIPETKVPAFSAGKQFKERVSPDAET, encoded by the coding sequence ATGAATAAGGGTGAATTAGTGGACGAGATCGCAGCTAAAGCAAACGTAACCAAGAAGGACGCGGATGCAATTCTGACGGCAATCCTGGAGACGATCGTGGAGACGGTTTCGGAAGGGGATAAAGTAACGCTGGTGGGATTTGGCACTTTTGAGGTGCGGACCCGGCAGGCCAGGGATGGGCGCAATCCCCGCACGGGAGAGGTCATCAAGATCCCTGAGACCAAAGTACCTGCCTTCTCTGCCGGAAAGCAATTCAAGGAAAGAGTGTCTCCAGACGCTGAGACTTGA
- a CDS encoding site-specific DNA-methyltransferase, which produces MPWLGKWSGIAESGVLWSVFQGNAHSVLLDLPSKHFNCVITSPPYYWLRDYGVEEQIGQETTVEGYVDAIASVMDEVKRVLKDDGVLFLNLGDTYYSGKGKSHGKDLKSSKRRFGLREVDKSGGLGIGLKPKSIIGIPWRVAIEMTLRGWVLRSPIIWHREHCLPEAVKDRPRRSYEYVFMFTQNRRYYFDRSILETEDVEDMWTIAARPKPTNGIDTAPFPDELVQRCLNIGCPADGSVLDPFAGSGTTLRVALQSGRSATGIDLNPDFCSYMVNTLCVL; this is translated from the coding sequence ATGCCTTGGTTGGGTAAGTGGAGCGGTATAGCCGAAAGTGGGGTTCTATGGAGCGTTTTCCAAGGGAATGCTCACTCGGTTCTTTTGGATTTACCAAGTAAGCATTTCAATTGCGTGATCACATCCCCTCCGTATTACTGGCTACGTGATTATGGAGTTGAGGAACAAATCGGGCAAGAGACAACTGTTGAAGGCTACGTCGATGCAATCGCTTCTGTTATGGACGAAGTGAAGAGAGTACTGAAAGATGACGGTGTACTCTTTCTAAATTTAGGAGATACTTACTATTCAGGTAAAGGAAAATCGCATGGAAAGGATCTTAAGAGTAGTAAACGCCGATTTGGTTTGAGAGAAGTCGATAAAAGTGGTGGCTTAGGAATTGGATTAAAACCTAAGTCCATTATTGGAATTCCTTGGCGGGTTGCCATCGAAATGACACTGCGAGGTTGGGTTTTACGCAGTCCAATAATCTGGCACCGAGAACACTGTCTTCCCGAAGCTGTTAAAGATAGACCTCGACGTAGTTATGAGTACGTCTTTATGTTTACCCAAAACAGACGTTACTACTTTGATAGATCAATCCTTGAAACAGAAGATGTCGAAGATATGTGGACTATTGCTGCACGTCCTAAACCAACTAATGGCATTGATACTGCACCATTCCCTGATGAGCTAGTTCAGAGATGTCTTAATATTGGATGTCCAGCAGATGGAAGTGTCCTAGACCCATTTGCTGGAAGTGGAACTACTCTTAGGGTGGCATTGCAATCAGGAAGATCTGCAACTGGGATAGACTTAAATCCTGATTTTTGCAGTTACATGGTTAATACTTTATGTGTTCTCTGA
- a CDS encoding response regulator, translating to MAKPVIFTVDDDPDVLQAVARDLRHQYGDRFRVIRADSGQSALDALQQLKLRNEWVALFLVDQRMPQMSGVEFLEQALTLYPGAKRALLTAYADTDAAIRAINTTRIDYYLLKPWDPPEERLYPVLDDLLDDWFASFRPPFEGIRVIGNRWSPFSHQVKDFLARNQIPYQWLDIELDPEAAQLVECAGIEGRQQLPLVLFPDGSCLVQPSNLAIAEKIGLQTQADRPFYDLAIIGGGPAGLAAAVYGASEGLTTVMIEREAPGGQAGSSSRIENYLGFPVGLSGADLARRAVTQARRFGVEILTPQAVIGMRMADPYRILQLADGNEISCHALLVATGVSYRKLDVPGMDKLNGAGVYYGAAMTEAIACQGETVYVVGGANSAGQAAMHFSKYAHEVVMLVRSPLTKSMSQYLIEQIAATENIKVCTGCVVEEVKGETNLNAIVIRNTITGAVETVNATSLFIFIGAMPQTDWLNGRVERDERGFILTGPDLIRENKPPKGWNLDRPPFLLETSVPGIFAAGDVRYNSIKRVASGVGEGAIAVQFIHRYLSQV from the coding sequence ATGGCGAAACCTGTAATTTTCACTGTTGATGATGATCCTGATGTATTGCAAGCGGTAGCAAGAGACTTGCGGCATCAGTATGGCGATCGTTTCCGGGTTATTCGGGCTGACTCTGGGCAATCGGCATTGGATGCCTTACAACAGCTAAAATTGCGCAATGAATGGGTCGCACTGTTCCTGGTCGATCAACGCATGCCCCAAATGAGCGGAGTGGAATTTCTGGAACAAGCCCTAACCCTTTACCCTGGGGCGAAACGGGCATTGCTAACAGCCTATGCTGACACAGATGCTGCTATTCGTGCTATCAACACCACCCGCATCGACTATTACTTGCTCAAACCCTGGGATCCCCCAGAGGAGCGACTCTATCCAGTATTAGATGATTTACTCGATGATTGGTTCGCATCATTTCGTCCTCCCTTTGAAGGCATACGGGTCATTGGCAACCGCTGGTCCCCTTTCTCCCATCAGGTAAAGGACTTCCTGGCCCGCAATCAGATTCCTTACCAGTGGTTAGATATCGAACTGGATCCTGAAGCGGCTCAACTGGTAGAATGCGCCGGAATCGAAGGCAGACAACAGTTGCCCCTGGTCCTCTTTCCCGATGGCTCCTGCTTAGTTCAGCCATCCAATTTAGCGATCGCTGAGAAGATTGGACTACAAACCCAGGCAGACCGTCCCTTCTACGACCTGGCAATTATCGGTGGAGGCCCAGCCGGACTCGCTGCCGCCGTCTATGGTGCATCCGAAGGTCTCACGACCGTCATGATCGAGCGGGAAGCACCCGGTGGTCAGGCGGGTTCCAGCTCCCGCATCGAGAATTACCTGGGATTTCCAGTGGGTTTGAGTGGGGCTGATTTAGCCCGTCGAGCTGTAACCCAGGCTCGACGATTTGGGGTGGAAATTCTCACCCCTCAAGCTGTCATTGGCATGCGTATGGCTGACCCCTATCGAATTCTGCAACTGGCAGATGGCAACGAAATCAGTTGTCATGCTTTGTTAGTGGCAACAGGGGTGTCCTATCGCAAGCTGGATGTGCCAGGTATGGACAAACTCAATGGGGCGGGGGTTTACTACGGAGCCGCCATGACTGAAGCGATCGCCTGTCAGGGCGAAACGGTCTATGTTGTCGGTGGTGCCAACTCGGCTGGACAAGCGGCAATGCACTTCTCCAAGTATGCTCATGAAGTGGTGATGCTGGTGCGATCGCCACTCACGAAGAGTATGTCTCAATATTTGATTGAGCAAATTGCGGCGACTGAGAATATCAAGGTTTGTACAGGTTGTGTTGTTGAAGAAGTCAAAGGTGAAACTAATTTGAACGCCATTGTGATTAGAAATACAATCACAGGCGCAGTCGAAACCGTGAATGCCACTTCCCTGTTCATCTTCATTGGAGCTATGCCTCAAACTGATTGGCTCAATGGCAGGGTGGAGCGAGATGAACGCGGGTTTATTCTGACTGGACCTGACTTAATTCGTGAGAATAAACCACCCAAAGGCTGGAACCTCGATCGGCCACCATTTCTACTTGAAACTAGCGTTCCCGGCATTTTTGCCGCCGGGGATGTACGATACAACTCGATCAAACGGGTTGCATCGGGTGTTGGAGAAGGCGCGATCGCAGTTCAATTCATCCATCGCTATCTCAGTCAGGTGTAG